Part of the Acidobacteriota bacterium genome, GGCGATTGTGGAAGCCTACGTCGCGACCATTGACCGCGAATATTACGCTCGGCGAGACCTGAACCTCGCCAAGGTTCTCGGCTGGGCCGGCAAATTGGCGGAGGCCGAGGCGCCCCTTCAGCGGGCGGCGGCCGTGCTGGAGGACGAGCCGGAGCTGCATCTCAATCTCGGCATCCTCTACCAGAAGACAGGACGTTTGGCGGCGGCGATGGAGCAGTTGCAAAGGGCCGCGGAACTCGCCCCGCAGCGGGCTGAGGGGTGGTTCAATCTCGGCGTCACCTTCGGACGTCTGGGACGCTCCGACGATGCCGTTCAGGCGCTGGAGGAGGCGATCCGCCTTCGACCGCAGTACGCCGAGGCGCATCAGAACCTCGGCGTGGTGCTGCGCGAGGCGGGGCGCCTCGAGGCCTCCCGGCAGGCTCTGGAACAGGCCCTGGCGCTACGGCCGAGGGCCGCCGAGATCTACCGCAGTCTGGCCCTGACCCATCGCCGCGGGGAGGACTGGCCGGCGGCGGAAGCGGCTCTCCGGGAGGCGCTGCGCTTGGCGCCGGACTTCCCGGCCCTGCGTACCGATCTCGCCGTGGCCCTGGCCCGCCAAGGACGCCTGGGAGAGGCCGGAGCCGTGCTCGACGAGGCGATCGAGACGGATCCCGATGATCCCGAAGCCTGGTACAACCGCGGCGTGCTCTTCGCCGAGACCGGCGATCGAGCGGCCGCCAAGGGCGCCTACGAGGAGGCCATCGCCGTCGACCCCGGTCACGCCCAGGCGCTCAACAATTTGGGCGTGATCCTGGCCTCCGAGGGACGCCTGCAGGAAGCGAGCGAGAGGCTGGTGGCGGCGATCGCCGCGGCGCCTGAGTTCGCCGACCCCTACTTCAATCTAGGCATTGCCTATGACCAGGCCGGAAACCCGAGCGAAGCGATCCGGGCGGTGGAGCGGGCGGTGGAGCTGTCGCCGGGGGAGAGGCGTTATCGTGTGGCGCTGAGCCTGCTCTACGCGGCCACCGGGCGCGAGACGGAGGCCCGAGAGCAGCGCCAGGTGGCGAATCGGCTGGCGACTGAGTCCTTGTAGTTTCCATTGGCTCCAAGTCCAGAGCCACGGCCCAGAGTCAGGGACCGGAATCGATGTGCTTCTGGTGTCAGGAGCTCCCGCATTCCGGCGTATGTCAAGTTGACTGATAAATAAAAATTTGGCAATGTATGCATGCTTTGACCCTAAGGGGTCAAGAGATGGCATGACCTTGAGGGCTGCCCGTTGGTGGCCCCTCGCCAACCCAACCGTTCCAAGGAGGTACGCGATGAGAACTAGAAGTTGGATGATCTTGTTTCTTGGTCTCTCCCTCGTTTTGACCGGCGCACTGGCCTTCGCCGGAGAGCAGCACTCTGGTGGAGCAGCCGTTCCCGCGGCTACCGACGGTGACGAACAACGCGGCACCTTGATTGAGCAGCAGCCGTCGCCGGGCAACCTGAAATCGGATGAGATCAAGGACTCCGAAACCAATCGCAGCAATCGCAACACCTGCGCCTGGCTCCACGGGCAGTCGTGTCCGAGCTACGGAGCACGCACTTTCTGTCAGCACAATCAGTACGAGCCGGATGTCTGTGAGTGTGGCGGCTCGCCGCTGACCTGGGGCTGCGGCTACGGCTGGTGACGCGGTCGGTCGCGGGCTGGGGGCGGCGCAGGACCGACTCCGGCCCGCGATCCTCTCTCGACTTTCAAGCCCTCGAGTTTCCGCCGCAGCTCCGCCGGAAGCTCTTCCTTCCCGAACCTTTCCAGGTCCATCCAGACGGTGACCACTCGACCTTCCACCGCCAGCTCACCGTTGCTCTTGTAGAGCCGAAAGCGCCAGGTGACGGAGGTGCGGCCGAGATCCAGAATGCGCGCTTCGGCCTCGATCTCGTCGCCGTAGGCGAGGGGCCGCCGGTAGTCCACCTCTAGGCGAACCGCCGGCAAGCCGCGCTTCTGCTCGTTGATGAGCTGCGCGTAGGGCAGCCCGAGATCGCGGCCGAAGGCTTCCTCCATCGCCACATGAAAGTAGTGGGGGATGCGCGGGTAGTAGACGATGCCCGCCGTATCCACGTCGCCAAAGCGCACCGTGAACCGGCTGCGTGGACCGACGTCTCCGGCCATCTCCCCGGCCCTCACTCCGCTGCGGCGCCGGCTGGGGTGGGGACCTGGGTTTCATCCAAGGCTTCGCGCCGTGGACCCATCGGCGACAGCGGCCGCAGCTTGCGCCGCTTGCTCGGTTTGGGCGGGGTAGCGCGGCCCAGGAGGTACTGCCCCGGCCAGGGGTGATCCCACAGTTCGTAGCGCTCCGCCTCGTGCAGGGTCAAATACGGATTGTGGAGGTGGGGTCGCGCCATCAGTGCGAGGTCCGCCCGGCCGGCGGCGAGCACCGTGTTGGCATGGTCGACGCCCTGGATGGCGCCGACGGCCATCACCGGCAGATCCGTTTCGAAGCGCACCTTTTCCGCGAAGGGAACCTGGTACATGCGGCCGTACTCCGGCAGCGACTCCGGTGAGTTGCCGGCGGAGGAGAGGTCGAGCAGATCGCAGCCGGCGTCCCGCAGATGGCGGGCGATCTCGACGGTGTCTTCCGGGGTGATGCCGCTACCGTCGTCCATCCAGTCGCTGGCCGACACGCGCACCGCCAGCACCTTTTCGGCGGGCCAGGCGGCGCGCACCGCGGAGAGCACTTCGAGCGGGTAGCGCAGGCGGTTGGTGAGCGAGCCCCCATACTCGTCCCGGCGCAGATTGGAGAGCGGCGACAGGAAGCTCGACAGCAGGTAGCCGTGAGCCATGTGGATCTCGACCAGGTCGAAGCCGGCGGCGAGGGCCCTTCCGGTGGCCCGGACGAAGGCCGCCGTCACCCGATCCATGTCACCGCGGTCCATCGCTTTGGGAGCCGGCCAGTGGGGGTAGTACGGCACCGCCGAGGGACTGAGGGTTTGCCAGGCACCCTCGTCCTCGGTGAGGGGAATGTCCTCGCCCAGCCAGGGATGGCAGACGGAGCCCTTGCGCCCGGCGTGGGCGAGCTGAATGCCGATTTTGGCGGCGGTCTGGCCGTGGACGAAGTCCACCACCCGGCGCCAGGCGGCCTCCTGCTGGTCGGTCCACAGGCCGGCGCAGCCGGGGGTGATACGGCCGTCCGGGGAGACGTCGGTCATCTCGGTGATGATCAGTCCGGCACCGCCGACCGCCCGGCTGCCGAGGTGGACGAGGTGCCAGTCGTCGATCAGGCCGTCCTCGGCGGAGTACTGGCACATCGGGCTGACGACGATGCGGTTGTGGAGCTCCAGGTCCTTGAGCCGAAAGGGTGCGAAGGCCGGCGGTGGTGCTTCGGCTCCGGGGGGCAGCTCCACGCCGCGGTCGCGGCAGTACCACTCGTTGATCTGGCGCACCAGTTCCGGATCCCGCTCGGCGAGGTTGTCGTAGGTGATGCGCTTGCTGCGGGTCATCAGGTTGAAGGTGAACTCCACCGGATCCTGTTCCTGGTAGCGGTCGGAATTCTCGAACCATTCCAGGCTAGTCTGGGCGGCCTTCTGGAGCTTGATCACCTCGACCCAGCGTTCGTTCTCGTAGGCATCGAGGATCTGTGGGACCGGCGCCCCCCGGTGCTCTTGAAAGGCCTCCACCAGCGCCGCCGCATCCTCCATCGCCAGCTTGGTGCCGGAGCCGACGGAGAAGTGCGCCGTGTGAGCGGCATCGCCGAGCAGGACGACGTTTCGCCCGGAGCCGCCCGAGTGGTACCAGCTTTCGCACTGGACGGTGGGGAAGCTGCGCCAG contains:
- a CDS encoding acyl-CoA thioesterase; translated protein: MAGDVGPRSRFTVRFGDVDTAGIVYYPRIPHYFHVAMEEAFGRDLGLPYAQLINEQKRGLPAVRLEVDYRRPLAYGDEIEAEARILDLGRTSVTWRFRLYKSNGELAVEGRVVTVWMDLERFGKEELPAELRRKLEGLKVERGSRAGVGPAPPPARDRPRHQP
- a CDS encoding FAD-dependent monooxygenase, giving the protein MKIVSIGGGPAGLYFGILMKKAFPETEIRILERNRPDDTYGWGVVFSDETLENFEAADGPTYREITRHFVHWTDIETFRQGTRTVSTGHGFSALSRRTLLSILHARCRELGVQLEFEREVESLDEFHDADLILGADGANSWVRREVAEHFRPRLDWRRAKFTWLGTDKPLDAFTFIFEPTEHGLFQVHAYPFEHGPEGDLSTWIVECREETWRAAGLDRATEEDTVAFCERLFAEHLGPHRLLANRSIWRSFPTVQCESWYHSGGSGRNVVLLGDAAHTAHFSVGSGTKLAMEDAAALVEAFQEHRGAPVPQILDAYENERWVEVIKLQKAAQTSLEWFENSDRYQEQDPVEFTFNLMTRSKRITYDNLAERDPELVRQINEWYCRDRGVELPPGAEAPPPAFAPFRLKDLELHNRIVVSPMCQYSAEDGLIDDWHLVHLGSRAVGGAGLIITEMTDVSPDGRITPGCAGLWTDQQEAAWRRVVDFVHGQTAAKIGIQLAHAGRKGSVCHPWLGEDIPLTEDEGAWQTLSPSAVPYYPHWPAPKAMDRGDMDRVTAAFVRATGRALAAGFDLVEIHMAHGYLLSSFLSPLSNLRRDEYGGSLTNRLRYPLEVLSAVRAAWPAEKVLAVRVSASDWMDDGSGITPEDTVEIARHLRDAGCDLLDLSSAGNSPESLPEYGRMYQVPFAEKVRFETDLPVMAVGAIQGVDHANTVLAAGRADLALMARPHLHNPYLTLHEAERYELWDHPWPGQYLLGRATPPKPSKRRKLRPLSPMGPRREALDETQVPTPAGAAAE